The following proteins come from a genomic window of Halalkalicoccus subterraneus:
- a CDS encoding NAD+ synthase — protein MQEITNVRYSSGDDEEPFLTDPAALEGARDEIVSFVRRRVAEADAEGVVIPMSGGIDSTLTAAIAADALDTDRVLALGLPCHKTEYLGATDARTIADGLGIEHREIQLHGLLELFEEQVAPAIGSADEEILGNVVARFRMICAYYAANTRSSLVLGTSNRSELLLGYFTKYGDGGADLYPVGDLYKTEIRALAPHVGVPKRIISKEPTAGFWAGQTDAEDLGAPYDLLDAVLLRLVDREEPPQRIADELDIDVDTVEECKRRFVTSAHKRAVPPTPGLDERTR, from the coding sequence ATGCAAGAAATAACGAACGTACGGTATTCGTCCGGAGACGACGAGGAACCCTTTCTAACGGACCCGGCGGCGCTCGAAGGGGCCCGGGACGAAATCGTCTCGTTCGTCCGCCGGCGAGTCGCGGAGGCGGACGCCGAAGGGGTCGTAATCCCGATGAGCGGCGGTATCGACTCGACGCTGACGGCGGCGATCGCGGCCGACGCGCTCGATACCGACCGGGTGTTGGCACTGGGACTGCCCTGTCACAAGACCGAGTATCTCGGGGCGACCGACGCGCGCACGATCGCTGATGGATTGGGCATCGAACACCGGGAGATCCAACTTCACGGGCTGCTCGAACTCTTCGAGGAGCAGGTCGCACCGGCGATCGGGTCGGCGGACGAGGAGATACTCGGAAACGTCGTCGCGCGCTTCCGAATGATCTGTGCGTACTACGCGGCCAACACGCGCTCGTCGCTCGTGCTCGGGACGTCGAACCGCTCGGAGCTGCTGCTCGGCTACTTCACGAAGTACGGCGACGGCGGCGCGGACCTCTATCCCGTGGGAGATCTCTACAAAACGGAAATACGCGCCCTCGCCCCGCACGTGGGCGTGCCAAAGCGGATCATCAGCAAGGAGCCAACGGCGGGGTTCTGGGCCGGACAGACCGACGCCGAGGACCTCGGCGCACCCTACGACCTGCTCGATGCCGTTCTACTGCGGCTCGTCGACAGGGAGGAACCCCCACAACGGATCGCCGACGAACTGGACATCGACGTCGATACCGTCGAGGAGTGCAAACGGCGGTTCGTGACCTCGGCACACAAGCGTGCGGTCCCGCCGACGCCCGGGCTGGACGAGCGGACCCGCTGA
- a CDS encoding SDR family NAD(P)-dependent oxidoreductase, whose amino-acid sequence MDIDRHASLDGQVALVTGATRGIGRSIAIGLGSLGATVYAGARNIDDVDAEGQRAIELDVTDDGTMRAAIDRIDEEASRLDVLVNNAGVAGSEAPLHEAEVEGIDATFGVNLRGPVVLTRFALPHLLKRPGGRVVNVSSGMGALGEGMSGGHPPYRVSKAGLNGLTVYLHGEYGDEGLLANAACPGWIRTDLGSAAAPRSPEEGADTPVWLATFESGSPAGRFWRDRERIDW is encoded by the coding sequence ATGGACATCGACAGACACGCCTCGCTCGACGGGCAGGTGGCACTGGTGACCGGTGCGACCCGCGGTATCGGCCGGTCGATCGCGATCGGGCTCGGATCCCTCGGTGCCACGGTGTACGCCGGGGCTCGGAACATCGACGACGTGGACGCCGAGGGCCAGCGGGCGATCGAACTCGACGTTACCGACGACGGGACGATGCGGGCGGCGATCGACCGCATCGACGAGGAGGCCAGCCGTCTCGACGTCCTCGTGAACAACGCCGGCGTTGCAGGCTCCGAGGCCCCGCTGCACGAGGCCGAGGTCGAAGGGATCGACGCGACCTTCGGGGTGAACCTGCGTGGCCCGGTCGTCCTCACCCGGTTTGCACTCCCCCATCTCCTGAAGCGGCCGGGCGGGCGCGTCGTCAACGTCTCGTCGGGAATGGGGGCGCTCGGGGAGGGGATGAGCGGCGGCCACCCACCCTACCGGGTGTCGAAAGCGGGGTTGAACGGGCTGACGGTCTACCTCCACGGCGAATACGGCGACGAGGGACTGCTCGCGAACGCCGCCTGTCCCGGCTGGATCCGGACGGACCTCGGCTCGGCGGCGGCACCCAGAAGCCCCGAAGAGGGAGCGGACACGCCGGTCTGGCTCGCGACCTTCGAGTCCGGAAGTCCGGCCGGCCGGTTCTGGCGGGACCGCGAGCGGATCGACTGGTAA
- a CDS encoding CBS domain-containing protein, with protein sequence MDLVARDVMTTDVETAHPDDEVGDVLERLAKAHFNGFPIVEDDRVVGIVTQGDLVRLFRKKDRLVWIPIGVPPFSETLPYAVDFSLDEFDLGIDFVKNARKDVSEIMVRDVVTVEADAGIEGVLSILAGEERDINRVPVLENGALVGIITREDLLRALETELGH encoded by the coding sequence ATGGACCTCGTTGCCCGCGATGTCATGACGACCGACGTCGAGACCGCCCACCCCGACGACGAGGTCGGTGACGTCCTCGAACGCCTCGCGAAGGCCCACTTCAACGGCTTTCCGATCGTCGAGGACGACCGAGTAGTGGGGATCGTCACGCAGGGTGACCTCGTGCGCCTGTTTCGCAAGAAGGACCGGTTGGTGTGGATCCCCATCGGCGTGCCGCCCTTCAGCGAGACGCTGCCCTATGCGGTGGACTTCTCGCTTGACGAGTTCGACCTCGGAATCGACTTCGTGAAGAACGCCCGCAAGGACGTCAGCGAGATCATGGTCCGCGACGTCGTGACGGTCGAGGCCGACGCCGGGATCGAGGGGGTGCTCTCGATCCTCGCGGGCGAAGAGCGCGATATCAACCGCGTGCCCGTGCTCGAAAACGGGGCGCTCGTAGGGATCATCACCCGCGAGGACCTCCTTCGTGCGCTGGAGACCGAACTGGGTCACTGA
- a CDS encoding HVO_0234 family beta-propeller protein, whose protein sequence is MSTATESGENGFLTFYREYAHTGLHTITATALTAFGLLTFVHRGFVVLAIAVYVIPPVYLYLTRNGEAPKPVDGDGETQPTDASDRPATSEPVDGEIDDDDPAASVSDGDRRPDREEPATTGSTTDTGSGRRNEGAPETASGAATNSGDGDDIAGSGGSEPADVRGERSEPAPAAGTAHESESNSAPSNPDTSGVSDADDGSAADDALGLDGEDREDGSEPAEWVEADGPTEEALLDTTAVGESAYAAGEGGVLLARAPGEEWELALESGPAAESTILRGVDATDEGEAVWVAGDGGVLGRYDPAAGRHTDHSAPEGITDNWADLAVAGTAGEERLALVNGSGQVLVGEYEGSEVAWDDPVKPGSGSSMSTITFLDESLGYCCDTNAGVYRIEGSEFERVGIENTSGFGALAATADAVVVAGDDGTVQRFDGSVWTPVRVDEDPLSGLAVGAGGAEWLAVGAGGAVFENRDGDWEAVDSPTDADLFAVASGKRSVAVGEDGTLLERAR, encoded by the coding sequence ATGAGCACGGCCACTGAGAGTGGCGAGAACGGATTTCTCACGTTCTACCGCGAGTACGCCCACACCGGTCTCCACACCATCACCGCGACTGCCCTGACCGCCTTCGGGCTATTGACGTTCGTCCACAGAGGGTTCGTGGTGCTGGCGATCGCCGTCTACGTCATCCCCCCGGTCTACCTCTACCTGACCCGCAACGGGGAGGCCCCGAAACCGGTCGACGGGGACGGCGAGACGCAACCGACGGATGCCTCGGATCGACCGGCCACGAGCGAGCCAGTGGATGGCGAAATCGACGACGACGACCCCGCGGCGAGCGTGAGCGACGGCGACCGGCGGCCGGATCGGGAGGAACCGGCGACCACGGGTTCGACCACCGACACGGGATCGGGCCGTCGGAACGAGGGGGCTCCCGAAACGGCATCCGGGGCCGCCACCAACTCGGGCGACGGTGACGACATCGCGGGATCGGGCGGATCGGAGCCCGCGGACGTTCGTGGCGAGCGAAGCGAACCCGCCCCCGCGGCCGGAACCGCACACGAATCCGAATCGAACTCGGCGCCGTCGAACCCCGATACGAGCGGGGTGAGCGACGCGGACGACGGGAGCGCGGCCGACGACGCCCTCGGTCTCGACGGCGAGGACCGGGAAGACGGGTCCGAACCGGCCGAGTGGGTCGAGGCCGACGGGCCGACCGAGGAAGCGCTGTTGGACACCACGGCGGTCGGCGAGAGCGCCTACGCGGCCGGGGAGGGCGGCGTTTTGCTCGCGCGTGCTCCGGGAGAGGAGTGGGAACTCGCCCTCGAAAGCGGTCCGGCCGCAGAATCAACGATCCTCCGCGGGGTCGACGCCACGGACGAAGGCGAGGCGGTCTGGGTCGCCGGCGACGGCGGCGTCCTCGGGCGCTACGACCCCGCGGCGGGTCGTCATACCGACCACTCGGCGCCCGAGGGGATCACCGACAACTGGGCGGATCTCGCGGTCGCCGGAACGGCCGGCGAGGAACGACTCGCGCTGGTCAACGGCTCGGGGCAGGTCCTGGTGGGCGAGTACGAGGGGAGCGAGGTCGCGTGGGACGACCCGGTCAAGCCGGGCAGCGGCTCCTCGATGAGCACGATCACCTTCCTCGACGAGTCGCTCGGCTACTGCTGTGATACCAATGCGGGCGTCTATCGGATCGAGGGAAGCGAGTTCGAACGGGTCGGAATCGAGAACACGAGCGGGTTCGGCGCGCTCGCAGCGACGGCGGACGCCGTCGTCGTCGCGGGCGACGACGGTACGGTCCAGCGATTCGACGGGAGCGTCTGGACGCCGGTCCGCGTCGACGAGGACCCGCTTTCGGGGCTCGCGGTCGGCGCCGGCGGCGCGGAGTGGCTCGCGGTCGGCGCCGGCGGCGCGGTCTTCGAGAACCGAGACGGCGACTGGGAGGCGGTCGACTCGCCGACCGACGCCGACCTGTTTGCGGTCGCCAGTGGCAAACGCTCGGTGGCCGTCGGCGAGGACGGGACGCTGCTCGAACGCGCTCGTTAG